CTTGACTGCAGTCAAAATATAGACTCTATCTTGTGCTGGATTTTATAAATGGTGGTCATCTTTTCTTTCAGCTTGATGTTCAAGGTCTTTTCAGGTGAATATACATTTATTTTTCTCGACAGCTACTGATGTTTGgtggaaataaattaaacaatattTATGGTTTCAGGGAAGATCTAGCTCGTGTATATGCTGCAGAAATTGTCTCCGCAGTATCTCACCTACATTCTAATGGTATAATGCACAGAGATCTGAAGCCTGAAAATATTCTACTCGATGCAGATGGCCATGTATTTTTCGTCCTCCTTGATTCTGTTGTTCAATTTGTGTCATTGTGTTGATCCCTTTTGTGTGTTCATGTTATATGTTGTAGGTTGTGTTAACTGACTTTGGTCTTGCAAAAGAATTGGAAGAGAATGAGAGGTCGAATTCTATGTGTGGGACAGTGGAATATATGGCTCCAGAAATTGTTCAGGGAAAGGGCCATGACAAGGCTGCTGACTGGTGGAGTGTAGGTGTCTTGATTTTTGAGATGCTTACTGGGAAGGTAAATTATGGTCAAGAGTCTAATATTACATAGCTGTTGATTATCTGCTCGCATATAGATAAATAGATACTTAGTACTTAAGTTTGAGATATCAAACTGCCTGTGCTACTTTTGTCCTTGACTTGAGATGTGTTTTCTAGTAATTGTTAGAGTATCCAATTGGCATTGGCATTGGCATATGGGGAAAACATGGAGTGTTCCTTTGCTTAGAATATTCTTGGGCTTCTCTGACCATTTATGTCCTGCAAAAGTTTGTCATTAGGTTTTTAGTTGCCCAGAAGAGGGGGAGGATGTCTTTGTGTTGCTGccaacactttatatgcatggACCTGAATCACTTTAGTATTTATACTGTCATAGGCTTTATTTTGGTAATAGTATATACGGTCAGCTTGTTTATTGGAGTGTTCGGTTGGTCAAACAACCAAAAAACTTGTTTGATAAGCCTACTAAAATGCTCGCTTTTAAGcgaaaatgaaaattgatctGGCAACTTTTTTGATTGACTTTTGGGGTTATTACCCCACTTTTTCTCTTCCAACCAACCAACAAATAATAAGCAATCTTTCCAAACATCTTCTATAACAGTTGGCTTATACAGTTAGCTTAACTAAGAAAAACAAGCGGTACTACGAGTTGGTCAAACAAGTCTATTGAACTGGCCAACAACCAAGAACCAGTTGCCAAACACCCTCATAGTATGCGTGCTATGATTTAAAAATTGTTGGATGGTTGGTGTTGTGGTAGCAACTTTACCAGATATGTAAATTGTAGTTGAAAGTTGAAATTCAAGAGAATATAGTAGCCATTGCCAAGTTAAAAGTATATGAAATAATGCAATTAGAACGCTATGCCATTGCATCTTGCTTTTGAAGTATGCTTTTGTAGCCTTCAGATTATAGAATAATATCTTAtgtgcagttactaactgcaaaatGAGTATGTAATTACGGTTAAAGTTGAGCTTACtatttgtgttatttgttgCTTATTGCTTGTCGCTTGTGTAGCCTCCTTTCTATGGTGGTAATAGGAACAAGATCCAGCAGAAGATTGTAAAGGATAAGTTTAAACTTCCAGGTTTCTTATCAAGTGAAGCTCATTCTGTGTTGAAAGAGGTATATCTTTTCCTTCTTTCACCTAGGTTCTAATGCGTCAGGCGGTTCCTTTGGATTACATGTAATTCAATGTTGCTTTTTCTTGTACCGTACGGGTTGCGAGGATTGGCTAAGTGCTTGAATTTTAGTGAAAGGCAACAGTGTGCGATTATGTGTTAAGCATGGTTTATGTACGTTTTGATGAAGGATGTATCCTTGTGTGTTTACAGCTGCTGCAAAAAGATCCAAGCAAACGTTTGGGTAGTGGAGTAATGGGAAGTGAGGAGGTGAAGTGCCACAAGTGGTTTAAGCCAATAAACTGGAAGAAATTGGAAGCTAGGCAAATTCAACCAAGCTTCCGACCAGACGTAGCTGGAAAACATTGCATTGCCAACTTTGAAAAGAAGTGGACTGACATGCCTGTTGTGATTTCTCCTGCCGCGAGTCCTAATGGAAATGGAAGCCTCATATTCAAGGACTTCTCATACGTGAGGCCTTCAAGTATTCTTCAGAGGATGATTCCCCTTAATGAGCTTGCTTAACCTCAAGTTCTCTATGCTCATTCATAATGTCTAAAATATTGAATGTTCTCTTCTGCGTACGAAGCTGTTTGATCCCTTTGGATCACATGCTTACTCGTGCATCAAACTTTTTCTTCATATTTGTGTAACTCGTACATCAAACTTAGCGTTGTTGTTGCCCAATTACTTGATTTTAATTACTATTGTTAGGTTAATTGGTCATTACTATTTGTTCTCCAATTACTGGAATTTGGAAAGGAACAACACCTGTTGACAATTGCAATGTCTATCATATACTCTTTATCACCTTGCTTTGAAAGAATCTAGAGTTCAAACTTGGACTCCATTAAATGTATACAATATAATTCATGGATGATTGTTGTAAGAGACTctaaattcttaatcataatcttctgattaattattctgaattttcaattcaaatttctaatctTTTGGTTATTCATTTCAAACCAtttttaattcctaaatctttttcgattttgtaatttctttcaaatattaaacttaaaataaatattattttgtttaaaatctttttataaacactaaaatattattttattattttatagtacgaaaagtaaaatattattatatttatacttttgTAAAActttacgttttaactttcttccttaaactaacattactacttattattttaaccttataactttgatttgattattttatatatgaaaaaagagttgtatttttattattaactttaagtatagtttaagcaaaattttctaagtatattgcatattttcattatcaaattgacccattattttaaagtatatttacttgtactactagaaaaaaaaattgatgaaccaaaatcctttctatagtaacccatgGCCATAATATTCATTACTTACACAAggtatcaccatttccttacacaagctaaccttcttctacactccaaactcttacacattcacttacacactctaactcttacgcattcacttacacactttaaatcacttacacaagttaaccttcttctatactcctaaaatACTTTTTCATACTATCTAATGAattacaaagttgcccaaactcattataaatacccccttagccatgagatcacttacaccaccatcatcaaatctttctaacattctttcttatattttaacttcatttaaatcttactaccttaatacctttattattagttgaagaaattcaagaagatggagcttagaacactctttatttagctaaatcatcatcattatgttgcattattgggttattactttgggtacttaatgtattattatttttggagtttggatttaattattttggaagcttaaaagatcatcattattttgggagtttggattaattatctttgaaacattattatctatcttggagggtcttatttcttattatttttctaattagtacttagtactaatccatGGTGTTAGTAtgatataacttcttaccctactctttttatggaattttacattatatttactttataatatgcaaaatatgaaatatgttgatatgttttagtaggaagttagtttaatgaaattatgatcaagattatatttagtatgtgtatgctaaaagtatttttagtatgttaatttaataatctttgaacaagtttaggaagttgggtgcaaaattatattctagtgatattaagtatgatttatgttataaactagagctagtatgtttatgagttaagtgttacattaggaatgctattattttttttatgttaaaatctttattaatatgtttatgttagctttcaaattagtttataaggtaCTACGTTATTCAATGAACGTATTTGACTAAGTATGAttgtattaagaatattgttattataatttattttgaggTATTTCTCCAGTGTATTTTGAGGTcatacgggatatgtatgacaaCATTTCGACTAgcattcaaacaccggtggggataacagagccGTTTCCCGttaaagtgggactacatcagggatcggctctaagccTTTTCATCTTTACTGTCATAAcagaagagatttctaaatctatttgggagacggtaccgtggtgcatgatATTTGCggacgacatagtgctggtagcagaaactagagaggaggttagtaacaacttggatgagtggagggaagctttaaaaGGTAAATGTTTGCGCATCAGCCGTACGAAAATCGAGTATTTGCGATGTGATTTTAGTGGGACGTCACTGGTAGGTGAAACAGAGGTGTCCATCGATGATACAGTAGTTAAGAGTACAACCAGGTACAAATATTTAGGATCGAttattcaaagggatggggaggtTGACGGGGATATAAAGCACCGTATACAGGCGGGTTGacttaagtgg
The Amaranthus tricolor cultivar Red isolate AtriRed21 chromosome 11, ASM2621246v1, whole genome shotgun sequence DNA segment above includes these coding regions:
- the LOC130827585 gene encoding serine/threonine-protein kinase AtPK1/AtPK6-like, producing MVSSHLSVLNEKYKSFGSQLLLPDDPPNAILTDDDEFDFSDVFGPLPGQFPVEVNEGNLEIETNNIVYDNSAVVYRRSHSLVGPSACLSQSLKLGKLNLQETEEANVILECVNGVTIEGLSEISTDEDVTPLHPLQDDMLTKEPKVGLEDFEIMRLVGQGAFGKVYQVCKKGTSEIYAMKVMRKDKIMEKNHAEYMKAERDILTKIDHPFIVQLRYSFQSKYRLYLVLDFINGGHLFFQLDVQGLFREDLARVYAAEIVSAVSHLHSNGIMHRDLKPENILLDADGHVVLTDFGLAKELEENERSNSMCGTVEYMAPEIVQGKGHDKAADWWSVGVLIFEMLTGKPPFYGGNRNKIQQKIVKDKFKLPGFLSSEAHSVLKELLQKDPSKRLGSGVMGSEEVKCHKWFKPINWKKLEARQIQPSFRPDVAGKHCIANFEKKWTDMPVVISPAASPNGNGSLIFKDFSYVRPSSILQRMIPLNELA